CGAGGCGTATTGATACTACTCAGGCGCGGCACCATGTGTTCGGACATGGGCAGGTCGTTGAAGCCAAGGATCGCCACCTGTTCGGGGATTTTGATGCCGCAGCGCAAGGCTTCGAGCAGTGCGCCCTGGGCCAGGTCGTCGTTACCGAAGAAGATCGCATCGAGGTCTGGATGCGCAGCCAGCAATTGCAGGAACAGTTCGCCACCGAGTCCGACCGATGAGGCCCGTGGCGTCAACACTTCCAGATCCGGGTCGTAGCGCCCGGCCTTTTGCAGCGCCCGTCGGAAACCTTCGCCCCGCAGCAACGTACGCTGATCCAGCTGCGCTCCGATATAAGCCAGGCGTTTGCGACCGCGCGACAGCAAATGCTCGGCCGCCGTTTCGCCGGCGGCCAGCTGCGAAAAACCGACGCAATTGAGTCCCGCCGCACTGTCCAGTTCCATCATGTAGACGCAGGGAATGTTGCTGGCCTCGATCATCCGCCGCGAACTTTCGGTGCGGTCGAAACCGGTCAGCAGCAAGCCGCGCGGCTGATAAGCCATGTAGTTGCGCAGCAGGTTTTCTTCTTCATCGCGCGAGTAATGGAAGTTACCGATCAGCACTTCGAAGCCCTTTGGTCGCAAAACCTGATGAATGGCTTCCAGCGTGTCGATGAACAGCAGGTTGGATAATGACGGTACCAACACCACGACGGAATGGCTCTGGGCCGAGGCCAGCGCGCGGGCGGCGGGGTTGACCACGTAGTTCAACTCGAGGGCAGCCTTCTGGACTTTTTCCACCAGTTCGGTGGCCACCGTGCTGACGCCACGCAGGGCGCGGGAGGCTGTAATCGGGCTGACACCGGCCAGGCGCGCGACTTCGTTGAGGGTAGGACGGCCAGTGGTTCGTGTATTTTTATCGTTTTTAGGGGTATTCATCGGACGGCTTGCCAAACAAAATTCAAGGCACTAAGGTAGCGCTGTCTCGATGCAGCTGCAAATGCGTGAGCGGGGTTTGCCTGATCCTCGCTTTTCGGCATCGAGAACGAACATGCTGCAACCCACAAAAATGACAAGAAGGCGTCGGCAACATCTGCTTTTGCACTAGAGTTTTACGTAGCAAAGGTAGCGCTGTCTGCGCGCTGAGGTGTTACATGAATCATTCCATCACCGCCCTGGTCATCATGGGCGTTGCCGGTTGCGGCAAGACGTGTGTCAGCCAGGCCCTGTGCCAGCTCAGCGGCGCCACCGCCATTGAAGGCGACACTTTTCACCCTGCCGCCAATATCGAAAAGATGAGCGCGGGTATCCCCCTGAACGACGAAGACCGTGCCGGCTGGCTCGACAGCCTGTGCGATGAACTGCGCCGCGTCGACGCCCGTGGCGAGCGCCCGGTGCTGACCTGTTCGGCCCTCAAACACAGTTACCGCGAACGCTTGCGCAGTGCCTTGCCGGGCCTGGGCTTTGTGTTCCTTGAGTTGACCCCTGAAGTCGCCGCCGATCGTGTCTCCCATCGGCCGGGCCACTTCATGCCGTCGACCCTGATCGACAGCCAGTTCGCCACCCTTGAATCGCCCGTTGGTGAGCCCCTGACCCTGGCTCTGGATGCTTCAAGTTACAGCGTCGACGAATTGGCCGCTCAGGCCCACCGTTGGTGGCTCGATCACGGCCTGAAACTCGCCAGTTGAGTTTTGCTGCAAAAGATAGCGCTGTCCTGACGGCTTCTGATTAATCGCTTTAATAACAACAACAAACAGGAGACACCCCCCATGTTTGGCATGTCCCACGAGTCGTTTCTGCTGCTCGATGCAGTGGTCACGGTGATCGGCTTGATTGTCCTGATCACCAAGTTCAAGTTTCACCCGTTCATTGCATTGATCATCGCCGCCGCGTTCCTCGGGCTGACCTCCGGCATGCCGATCGGCACCATCATCAAGGCGTTCCAGGATGGTTTCGGCGGCGTTCTCGGTTTCGTCGGGATCATTCTGGCGCTGGGCACCATGCTCGGCAAAATGATGGCCGAGTCCGGCGGGGCGGATCAGATCGCCCAGACCCTGATTCGGGCCTTCGGCAAGGACAAGGTGCAGTGGGCCATGATGTTCGCGGCCTTCCTGGTCGGCATCCCGCTGTTCTTCGAAATCGGCTTCGTGCTGCTGATCCCGCTGGTGTTCATCGTCGCCCGTCGTACCGGTGTGTCGATCATCAAGATCGGTATCCCGCTGCTGGCCGGTCTGTCCGCCGTGCACGGTCTGGTTCCTCCGCACCCGGGTCCGCTGCTGGCGATCGGCGTGTTCGGTGCCGACATTGGTAAAACCATTCTCTACGGCCTGATCGTTGCGCTGCCGACTGCCATCATCGCCGGTCCGATCTATGGTACGTTCATTGCCAAGCACATTCCCGGTCATCCGAATCAGGAACTGGTGGACCAACTGGCGCGGGAGTCGGATTCCGCCGATCTGCCGAGCTTCGGCATTACCCTGGTCACCGTGCTGTCGCCCGTGTTCCTGATGCTGCTCAAGACCTTTGCCGATGTGGTGCTGCCGGATGGCAACTTCTTCCGCACCTTCATGGACCTGATCGGTCACCCGATCTCGGCGCTGCTGCTGGCATTGCTGCTGTCGCTGTACACCTTCGGCTACAAGCAGGGCATCGGTTCGCAACAGATGCTCAAATGGCTGGACTCGAGCCTTGCGCCGACTGCCGCGATCATCCTGATCATCGGTGCCGGTGGCGGCTTCAAGCAGATGCTGGTGACCAGCGGTGTAGGTGATGTGATCGGTCACATGGCGGTGGCGGCTCAGATCTCGCCGATCCTGCTGGCCTGGCTGGTGGCCGCGGTGATTCGCATCGCAACCGGTTCGGCAACCGTGGCGACCATCACTGGCGCTGGCATCGTGGTGCCGGTAGTGGGGATGATTCCGGGCGTGAACCGTGAGCTGCTGGTACTGGCCACCGGTGCCGGTTCGTTGATCCTGTCCCACGTCAACGACGCCGGTTTCTGGCTGGTGAAGCAGTACTTCAACATGACCGTGGCGGAAACCTTCAAGACCTGGACCGCGATGGAAACCATCCTGTCCGTGGTAGGCCTGGGCTTTATCCTGCTGCTGTCGTTGTTCGTCTGACACAAACGGCCAACACAAAAAAACCGCAGCGATGCGGTTTTTTTGTGGGTGAGATCTAACCCAATGTCGAGCAAGCTTTTTGTGGCGAGGGAGCTTGCTCCCGCTCGGCTGCGTAGCAGTCGTAAATCCGTCCACCGTGTTCTATCTGAAAAAAACATGGTGATTGGTTTTGGGGCCGCTTCGCGCCCCAGCGGGAGCAAGCTCCCTCGCCACAGATGTTTGTTCTCACAGGGTTTTGTGTGTCAGGCGTTTGTTTTGGTGACCAACCCATCCGCCCGAAACATCCCGCGAATTCCGCGTACGGCCTGACGAATCCGGTCCTGGTTTTCGATCAGCGCGAAGCGCACATGATCGTCCCCGTACTCACCAAACCCGACACCCGGCGAGACGCAGACCTTGGCCTCGGCCAGCAGTTTCTTGGCGAATTCCAGCGAGCCCAGGTGTGCATACGCCTCGGGAATCTTGGCCCAGACATACATCGACGCCTTCGGGTTCTCGACCATCCAGCCCAATTCATGCAAGCCTTTGACCAGCACGTTGCGACGCTGGCGATACTGTTCGGCAATGTCGCGCACGCATTGCTGATCGCCTTCCAGCGCCGCGATGGCCGCGACCTGCAGCGGGGTGAAGGTGCCGTAGTCGTGGTAGCTCTTGATCCGCGCCAGAGCGTTGACCAGCTCCGGGTTACCGACCATGAAGCCGATGCGCCAGCCAGCCATGTTGTAGCTCTTGGACAGGGTGAAAAACTCCACCGCGATGTCCTTGGCGCCGGGCACTTGCATGATCGACGGGGCTTTCCAGCCGTCGTAGACGATGTCGGCGTAGGCCAGGTCGTGCACCACCAGAACGTCGTACTGTTTGGCGAGGGCGATCACCCGCTCGAAGAAGTCCAGCTCCACGCACTGGGCGGTGGGGTTGGACGGAAAGCCCAGGATCATCATCTTCGGTTTCGGAATCGAACCGCGAATCGCCCGTTCCAGCTCGGCGAAGAAATCCACGCCAGGGATCAGCGGCACCGACCGCACCTGGGCGCCGGCAATCACGGCACCGTAGATGTGAATCGGGTAGCTCGGGTTCGGCACCAGCACGGTGTCGCCCTGGTCGAGGGTGGCCAGCATCAAATGCGCCAGGCCTTCCTTGGAACCGATGGTGACGATGGCTTCGTTTTCCGGGTCGATATCAACCTGGTAGCGATCCTTGTACCAATTGGAAATCGCCCGGCGCAGGCGCGGAATCCCTTTGGACGTGGAGTAGCCGTGGGTGTCTTCGCGCTGGGCGACGGTGACCAGTTTTTCGACGATGTGCGGCGGCGTGGCGCCGTCGGGGTTGCCCATGCTCAAGTCGATGATGTCTTCGCCACGACGACGGGCGGCCATCTTCAGCTCGGCAGTGATGTTGAAAACGTAAGGGGGGAGTCGATCTATGCGCGCAAAGCGGCGCGGCGAACCTTGTTCGGCCATTGTTGCCTCGAATAACGTAAGCGCCCGGAACCGTCCGAGCGACGCTGGCCACTGCGGTGGCCTGTGGCGGAATGTAAGGGCAGGTATGGCAAACTGTCCAGCCTCTACGTAAACAATTTTTTCCGAAGGAAACGGGTTGATGGAATTTACCAGTGGCTTCCTGCTCAGCCTTTCGCTGTGTCTGGACATCGGCGTGGCCAATATCGCGATGATCACGCTGGCGATGCAGCGCGGCTATTTCCAGGGTTTTGCCCTGGGGCTGGGGACTTGCGTCGGCGACCTGATTTACGCAGTGCTGGCACTGGCCGGCATGACCGTATTGCTGCAATACGAAACCGTGCGTTGGGTGTTGTGGATCGGCGGGTCGGCGTTGCTGCTGTACTTCGCGGCGAAGATGATTCATTCGGCGATCTACCACAGTGCCGTGTTGGCCGAGACCGCCGACGTTGGCCACAACTCCCATCGCAAAGAGTTCTTGCGGGGGATTTTCCTCGCGATGTCGTCGCCCAGTGCGATTCTCTGGTTCGCCGCGGTGGGCGGCACCCTGATTGCCCGTTCCGGTGGCGGCGGCACCCTCAGCTCGGCGTTGTTTCTCGGTGGATTTCTCTGTGCGGGAATTCTCTGGTGCGTCACGCTGTGCTTTGCGGCGAGCCATGGCGGCAAGCTGCTCGGAGACAAACTGCTGCGTTATTCCTACATGGCATCGGCCGCGATCTTCTGCTATTTCGCGGTGTACGTGATTCTTTCGGGTTACAACGAGTTTATCGGTGCGCCCACCGCCGGGCAGCTTCCGGGGCTCTGACTGGGCGAATCGGGTTTGGCCTCTATACTCCCAGCCGAACCCACTTTTTACGTTCCCAGGAGTCGAGTCATGGATGAGCAAATACGCGATGATCAGGTTGAGCAACGCTTCGAACACGGGCACTTCATGCTCATAGCGGGGCTTGGCGGACGATTTACCCAAGAGACGGCCGGCAAGATTCCCAAGCTCTGGGATAAATTCGTTCCCCACATCGGCAATGTTCCCGGGCAAAAGGGCGAAGTGACCTACGGCGTTTGCTGCAACCCGGATGGCAAGGGCGGTTTCGAATACATCGCCGGTGTCGAGATCAGCAAGCTCGACGACCTGCCCGAGAAATACCGCTGGGTCGAGATTCAGCCCCAGTATTACGCGGTGTTCGAGCACAAGGGCTCGCTGGATACCTTGCCCCAGACCTTTCAGTACATCTGGAACACCTGGTTGCCGCAGTCCGGTCACGAGGCAGCGGATGCCCCGGAGTTCGAACGCTACAGCGAAGACTTCAACCCGAAGCTCAATACCGGCGTGCTGGAAATCTGGCTGCCGATCAAGTCCTGATCACATCTGCGGAGGCGGCTCAACCGGCCGCCTCTGCATGTCCTGCGGGCACTATTTTCCCTTGTTCACCCGTCGCGCCCGCAACAGGTCGATCGCCAAAGAAACGAAGCCGAACGTGCTGATGCCCAACAGCATAAGAAGACCGATTTGGACGCTGCTCATGGTGTGTTCCCCTCATGGTGACTAGAGACAGGCAACACAAATAGCCCCGGGCGACGCGCAATGAAAGTGCCTATACGAAGGCTTTACGGCACTTGTCGTGATCGATATGAACACCTTATTAATTTATGATCCCAGCCTTTCCCCCGCCGATTCCGAGCTGCCATGAACACCGTCATCCGCCACGTCATTCCCGCTGACCTGGACCGTTGCTACGCCATCGAAACCGTTGCCTACGAAGGCGACGAAGCCGCCACCCGCGAGAAAATCGCCACCCGCATCGCCACTTGGCCCGAGGGCTTCATCGTCGCCGAAGTGGATGGCGTTGTAGCCGGTTTCGTCAATTCCGGTGCGGCGTTCGAGGTGGAAATGTCGGACGAGGCGTTCAAGGAACTGATCGGCCACGACCCGGCCGGTCCGCATGTGGTGATCATGTCGGTGGTGGTGCATCCGGATTATCAGGGGCAAGGCCTGGCGAAACGCTTGATGGGTGAATTCATCCAGCGCATGCGCGCACTGAACAAGGCCAGCATCCACCTGATGTGCAAAGAGCGGCACATTGCGCTGTATGCCGGGTTTGGGTTTGTCTATATCAAGCCTTCGGCGTCCGACCATGGCGGGATGGCGTGGCATGAGATGGTGCTCACCCTCTGATTGATCGTTCCAACGCAGAGCGTGGTAACGACCAATCCTCTAATAGAGACTATCGCGCACCCTGGCCGGCGCTTCCCGGTCGTACGTCTCGGCATCGAACTGCCCATCGTTCAGCCGTTTGTGAAACGCGCCGGCGGTCGGTAGGGCAGAGCGGTCGAGGTAGCGCTCGGGGTTCCACAAATCCGAACGAACAATCGCTTTCGAACAATGGAAATACGCCGCTTCCACCGTCACCAGCATTACCGTGCGCGCCGGTTTGCCATTGACGGCAAAACTCTCCAGCAATGCCGGTTCGGCGCTGATCTGCGCCGTGCCGTTGACCCGCAGCGTCTCGCCGATCCCCGGAATGATGAACAGCAGCGATACCCGCGAGTCGAGCACGACATTGCGCAGCGTGTCGATGCGGTTGTTGCCGGGGCGATCCGGGATCGCCAGCGTGCGCTCATCGATGATCCGCACAAAACCCGGCGTATCGCCGCGCGGTGAGCCGTCCATGCCGTCGGGGCCGACCGAGCTGATAATCACCAGCGGCGAGGCGCGGACCATCGCCTGATAGTCCTCGTTCAAAAACGGGATCTGCTTGCGCACCGCGCGCTCATGGGGCAGGCCGTAGATCGCTTCCAGCGCTTCGATTGAATTCAACATTCGTTCATCCCTCCATGAATCAGAAAACCAGTCCCATCCGTCGTTCGTAACCGATCCGGCCTTTGTACGCTTCGCCGCTGTCGACAAAACCGTATTTGGCATACAGCGCGATGGCCGATTCATTGTCGGCATCCACCGACAACTCCAGCCCCTTGATCTCCGGCCAGGCCTGACGCGCAACCTCCGGCAACGCCAGCAGACAGGCCTTGCCATAACCCTTGCCCTGGGCACGGTGATCGACTTGCAGGGCGTGCAGGGTGGCACTGTGTTCGTTAGCCCAGGCCGGCAGCACTGGCGGGCGCTTGAGCAGCAGGAAGGCCACCGGAACCTCTTCGGCCAGCAGGGCAAAGCCTTTGACGCCAGGGCCCGGTTTGGACAGCAAGGTGTGCAATGCACCGTGGATGTCGCCGGAGAATCTGATTTGTTCGGCGTGGATTTCGATGGCCTCGACCTGTTGGCGCTGCAAGGCGTTCAGGCTTTCGTAAGGCACGAGTCGGGCTGTCACTGGAGTGTCCTTTTTCCAACACAAATGAGCCTCGGATTCTAGCGAGTTTGCCTCCATGGATTATTTTTATTTCGGTTGTCGATTTGGCTTTTCGCCAGACGACTAAAGGTGTCTTCAACAAAAAAACGTGGAGAACCCTCATGAACGCTCAGACACAAATCCATAACTTGATCGAGAACTACCGTCAGGCAGTCATCGCCAAGGATGTGGAAAAGGTCATGGCCCTGTACGCCGACGACATCGTCTCCTTCGATGCCGTCAAAGCCCTGCAATTCAAGGGCAAGGCGGCCTACCGTGCGCATTGGCAGGAATGCATGGAGATGTGCCCCGGCCCGCATATTTTCGAGTTCCATGAAATCGACGTCGTGCCGTCGCAGGAGATCGCTTTCGCTCACTGGCTGGCGCATTGCGGCGGCACCAATGAAAAGGGTGAAACCCAGGCGTGCTGGATGCGCGTCACCGCGTGCTATCGGCAGGAAGCGGGGCTCTGGCAGATCGTCCACGAACACTGGTCGGCTCCGTTCGACATGACCAGCGGCGCGGCGCTGTTCAACCTGGAACCCTGATGGTCGGGTTGTTTATCGGAAAGCAGCGCCAAAGCGCCAATCGACAGCCATAGTTGATCAGTTCGGTCACGGCAAAGCCGCCTGAAATGGAGAGTCCCATGAAGTATCTATGCCTGGTCTACAGCAACGAGCACGAATTGCACTCGCTGCCCGAAAGCCCCAACGACGCCGAGTGCATGGCCTATGCCGAGTCGATCCAGGGCAGTGGCCGGATGATCGCCGCCGAAGCGCTGGAGTCGGTGCAGACCGCGACCACCGTGCGCATGCGCAACGGCAAAATGTCGATCACCGACGGCCCGTTCGCTGAAACCAAGGAGCAGTTGGCCGGCTTCTACCTGATCGATGCCAAAGACCTCAATGAAGCCCTCCAGGTCGCCGGTAACATTCCGGCGGCCCGGGTCGGCTGCGTCGAGGTGCGGCCCGTTCGCCAGTTAAATCCCTGAGTAATCCTCACAACGGAGTTCTTTTATGAGTGCGCAATACGTCCAGCGAAAAATGGCCCCAGGCATGCCGGACTGATGCCGGGCGAATCGGTACGGGCGCAAGTCGAGCAGGTTTACCGCGACGAGTCGCGGCGAATCCTGGCGACCCTGATCCGCTTGCTCGGCGATTTCGATCTCGCCGAAGAAGCGCTGCACGAGGCGTTCTTCGTCGCGGTCGAGCGCTGGCAGCGCGACGGCGTGCCGGACAATCCGCGCACCTGGCTGGTGTCTACTGGCCGTTTCAAGGCCATCGATGTGTTGCGTCGGCGCGCGCGTTTTAACGCGTCCCGGCCGTTGTTGATCGCTCAACTGGAGGCGCTGGAACAGGCCGACTGGAGTGACGAAGACGTGGAAGACGATCGCCTGCGCCTGATCTTCACCTGTTGTCACCCGGCACTGGCGGCGGACGCTCAAGTGCCGCTGACCCTGCGTGAAGTCTGCGACCTGACCACGGAAGAAATCGCCCGGGCATTCCTCTCGGCACCGGCCACCATCGCCCAGCGCATCGTGCGCGCCAAGGCCAAGATCCGTGACGCGAAAATCCCATACCAAGTGCCCACCCTGACGGAACTGCCCGAGCGACTCGACAGCGTGTTGCGGGTGATTTACCTGGTGTTCAACGAAGGGTATTCGGCGTCCATCGGCAACGAACTGATCCGTGAAGACCTGACGCGCGAAGCGATTCGTCTCGGTCGGTTGTTGATGGAGCTGTTGCCTGAACCGGAGGTGATGGGGCTGCTGGCGCTGATGCTGTTGCATGAGTCCCGGCGTCCGGCCAGGACCTCCGCGAGCGGTGAGCTGATTGTGCTGGATGAACAGGATCGCTCGTTGTGGAACGCCGAGCTGATTGCCGAAGGCTGCGCCTTGATTGAGCGGGCGCTGACGACACGGCGCTTCGGACCTTATTGCCTGCAAGCGGCGATTGCCGCGGTGCATGCCGAAGCGCCCTCGGCGGCAGAGACGGACTGGGCGCAGATTGTCGGTCTGTACGACGTGCTGCTGCGGGCGGTGCCGT
The Pseudomonas sp. GR 6-02 genome window above contains:
- a CDS encoding RNA polymerase sigma factor translates to MPGESVRAQVEQVYRDESRRILATLIRLLGDFDLAEEALHEAFFVAVERWQRDGVPDNPRTWLVSTGRFKAIDVLRRRARFNASRPLLIAQLEALEQADWSDEDVEDDRLRLIFTCCHPALAADAQVPLTLREVCDLTTEEIARAFLSAPATIAQRIVRAKAKIRDAKIPYQVPTLTELPERLDSVLRVIYLVFNEGYSASIGNELIREDLTREAIRLGRLLMELLPEPEVMGLLALMLLHESRRPARTSASGELIVLDEQDRSLWNAELIAEGCALIERALTTRRFGPYCLQAAIAAVHAEAPSAAETDWAQIVGLYDVLLRAVPSPVIELNRAAALSRRDGPQAGLTLIEGILARGELLDYHLAHSARAEFCRQLGRVEEARAAYQRALELTQQVPERRFIEGRLRALE
- a CDS encoding gluconokinase, with amino-acid sequence MNHSITALVIMGVAGCGKTCVSQALCQLSGATAIEGDTFHPAANIEKMSAGIPLNDEDRAGWLDSLCDELRRVDARGERPVLTCSALKHSYRERLRSALPGLGFVFLELTPEVAADRVSHRPGHFMPSTLIDSQFATLESPVGEPLTLALDASSYSVDELAAQAHRWWLDHGLKLAS
- a CDS encoding pyridoxamine 5'-phosphate oxidase family protein, coding for MLNSIEALEAIYGLPHERAVRKQIPFLNEDYQAMVRASPLVIISSVGPDGMDGSPRGDTPGFVRIIDERTLAIPDRPGNNRIDTLRNVVLDSRVSLLFIIPGIGETLRVNGTAQISAEPALLESFAVNGKPARTVMLVTVEAAYFHCSKAIVRSDLWNPERYLDRSALPTAGAFHKRLNDGQFDAETYDREAPARVRDSLY
- a CDS encoding GNAT family N-acetyltransferase, which encodes MNTVIRHVIPADLDRCYAIETVAYEGDEAATREKIATRIATWPEGFIVAEVDGVVAGFVNSGAAFEVEMSDEAFKELIGHDPAGPHVVIMSVVVHPDYQGQGLAKRLMGEFIQRMRALNKASIHLMCKERHIALYAGFGFVYIKPSASDHGGMAWHEMVLTL
- a CDS encoding GntP family permease, giving the protein MFGMSHESFLLLDAVVTVIGLIVLITKFKFHPFIALIIAAAFLGLTSGMPIGTIIKAFQDGFGGVLGFVGIILALGTMLGKMMAESGGADQIAQTLIRAFGKDKVQWAMMFAAFLVGIPLFFEIGFVLLIPLVFIVARRTGVSIIKIGIPLLAGLSAVHGLVPPHPGPLLAIGVFGADIGKTILYGLIVALPTAIIAGPIYGTFIAKHIPGHPNQELVDQLARESDSADLPSFGITLVTVLSPVFLMLLKTFADVVLPDGNFFRTFMDLIGHPISALLLALLLSLYTFGYKQGIGSQQMLKWLDSSLAPTAAIILIIGAGGGFKQMLVTSGVGDVIGHMAVAAQISPILLAWLVAAVIRIATGSATVATITGAGIVVPVVGMIPGVNRELLVLATGAGSLILSHVNDAGFWLVKQYFNMTVAETFKTWTAMETILSVVGLGFILLLSLFV
- the alaC gene encoding alanine transaminase — protein: MAEQGSPRRFARIDRLPPYVFNITAELKMAARRRGEDIIDLSMGNPDGATPPHIVEKLVTVAQREDTHGYSTSKGIPRLRRAISNWYKDRYQVDIDPENEAIVTIGSKEGLAHLMLATLDQGDTVLVPNPSYPIHIYGAVIAGAQVRSVPLIPGVDFFAELERAIRGSIPKPKMMILGFPSNPTAQCVELDFFERVIALAKQYDVLVVHDLAYADIVYDGWKAPSIMQVPGAKDIAVEFFTLSKSYNMAGWRIGFMVGNPELVNALARIKSYHDYGTFTPLQVAAIAALEGDQQCVRDIAEQYRQRRNVLVKGLHELGWMVENPKASMYVWAKIPEAYAHLGSLEFAKKLLAEAKVCVSPGVGFGEYGDDHVRFALIENQDRIRQAVRGIRGMFRADGLVTKTNA
- a CDS encoding YybH family protein, translating into MNAQTQIHNLIENYRQAVIAKDVEKVMALYADDIVSFDAVKALQFKGKAAYRAHWQECMEMCPGPHIFEFHEIDVVPSQEIAFAHWLAHCGGTNEKGETQACWMRVTACYRQEAGLWQIVHEHWSAPFDMTSGAALFNLEP
- a CDS encoding GyrI-like domain-containing protein yields the protein MDEQIRDDQVEQRFEHGHFMLIAGLGGRFTQETAGKIPKLWDKFVPHIGNVPGQKGEVTYGVCCNPDGKGGFEYIAGVEISKLDDLPEKYRWVEIQPQYYAVFEHKGSLDTLPQTFQYIWNTWLPQSGHEAADAPEFERYSEDFNPKLNTGVLEIWLPIKS
- a CDS encoding YciI family protein, with protein sequence MKYLCLVYSNEHELHSLPESPNDAECMAYAESIQGSGRMIAAEALESVQTATTVRMRNGKMSITDGPFAETKEQLAGFYLIDAKDLNEALQVAGNIPAARVGCVEVRPVRQLNP
- a CDS encoding LacI family DNA-binding transcriptional regulator; protein product: MNTPKNDKNTRTTGRPTLNEVARLAGVSPITASRALRGVSTVATELVEKVQKAALELNYVVNPAARALASAQSHSVVVLVPSLSNLLFIDTLEAIHQVLRPKGFEVLIGNFHYSRDEEENLLRNYMAYQPRGLLLTGFDRTESSRRMIEASNIPCVYMMELDSAAGLNCVGFSQLAAGETAAEHLLSRGRKRLAYIGAQLDQRTLLRGEGFRRALQKAGRYDPDLEVLTPRASSVGLGGELFLQLLAAHPDLDAIFFGNDDLAQGALLEALRCGIKIPEQVAILGFNDLPMSEHMVPRLSSINTPREAIGRRSAELMLTLMAGNSVAKPVQDMGFELKVREST
- a CDS encoding LysE family translocator, whose translation is MEFTSGFLLSLSLCLDIGVANIAMITLAMQRGYFQGFALGLGTCVGDLIYAVLALAGMTVLLQYETVRWVLWIGGSALLLYFAAKMIHSAIYHSAVLAETADVGHNSHRKEFLRGIFLAMSSPSAILWFAAVGGTLIARSGGGGTLSSALFLGGFLCAGILWCVTLCFAASHGGKLLGDKLLRYSYMASAAIFCYFAVYVILSGYNEFIGAPTAGQLPGL
- a CDS encoding GNAT family N-acetyltransferase — protein: MTARLVPYESLNALQRQQVEAIEIHAEQIRFSGDIHGALHTLLSKPGPGVKGFALLAEEVPVAFLLLKRPPVLPAWANEHSATLHALQVDHRAQGKGYGKACLLALPEVARQAWPEIKGLELSVDADNESAIALYAKYGFVDSGEAYKGRIGYERRMGLVF